A region of Rhodanobacteraceae bacterium DNA encodes the following proteins:
- a CDS encoding Peptide-methionine (R)-S-oxide reductase MsrB, with protein MSRNHETDTARRRLLQWATGGAAVLAAGGMFGGLVAFADGVGADAPGSIRTTPGEVLLEIFGDDGRDLGSRRMSRLVLADAEWHRRLSLAAFAILRGGGTEPAFSGAHERPAARGLYRCAGCATALYDDATQYDSGTGWPSFWQPISPRNVIELRDTSFGMLRTEIRCARCEGHLGHVFDDGPPPTGLRYCMNSLALRFVTRRRGQ; from the coding sequence ATGTCTCGCAATCACGAAACCGATACGGCCCGGCGCCGATTGCTGCAATGGGCCACGGGCGGTGCCGCCGTGCTTGCCGCCGGCGGCATGTTCGGAGGCCTTGTCGCGTTCGCCGATGGCGTGGGCGCCGATGCGCCGGGCTCGATCCGCACCACGCCCGGCGAGGTGTTGCTCGAGATCTTCGGCGACGACGGTCGCGACCTGGGTTCGCGGCGCATGTCGCGGCTGGTGCTGGCTGACGCCGAGTGGCACCGACGGCTGTCGCTGGCGGCGTTCGCGATCCTGCGCGGCGGCGGCACCGAGCCTGCCTTCAGCGGCGCGCACGAACGGCCTGCCGCGCGCGGCCTCTACCGCTGCGCCGGCTGTGCGACGGCACTCTACGATGACGCCACCCAGTACGACTCCGGCACCGGCTGGCCCAGCTTCTGGCAACCGATCTCGCCGCGCAACGTGATCGAGCTGCGCGATACCAGCTTCGGCATGCTGCGCACGGAAATCCGTTGCGCCCGTTGCGAGGGACACCTGGGACACGTCTTCGACGATGGTCCGCCACCGACCGGGCTGCGCTACTGCATGAATTCGCTGGCGTTGCGCTTCGTAACGCGGAGGCGCGGGCAATAG
- a CDS encoding RNA polymerase ECF-type sigma factor has protein sequence MHDDTAHGSDTADRQRRAWMVAAQTGDRVAYERVLADSVTLIRNVARRRGVPADALDDVVQETLITIHRVRHTYDPSRSYDAWLAALAERRAIDALRSHGRRHRREIHDDYALEQHPAHDDASAESERTQRAQHLQAAIAGLPPRQREAVEQLGLRERSLAEASAETGSTAGALKVNLHRALKSLRERMHGGS, from the coding sequence ATGCACGACGACACCGCCCACGGCAGCGACACGGCTGACCGGCAACGCCGGGCGTGGATGGTCGCGGCGCAGACCGGCGACCGCGTCGCCTACGAGCGTGTGCTGGCCGACTCGGTGACGCTGATCCGCAACGTGGCGCGTCGCCGCGGCGTGCCGGCGGATGCGCTCGACGACGTGGTGCAGGAAACGCTGATCACCATCCATCGGGTGCGACACACCTACGACCCGTCGCGTTCGTACGACGCCTGGCTGGCCGCGCTCGCCGAGCGCCGCGCGATCGACGCGCTGCGCAGCCACGGCCGCCGCCATCGCCGCGAGATCCATGACGATTACGCGCTCGAACAGCATCCGGCCCACGACGATGCCAGCGCCGAGAGCGAACGCACGCAGCGCGCGCAACACCTGCAAGCCGCGATCGCCGGATTGCCGCCGCGCCAGCGCGAAGCCGTGGAGCAACTGGGCTTGCGGGAGCGCTCGCTGGCGGAAGCATCCGCCGAAACCGGCAGCACCGCCGGCGCGTTGAAGGTGAACCTGCACCGCGCACTGAAGTCCTTGCGCGAACGCATGCACGGAGGATCATAG
- a CDS encoding Glutamate synthase [NADPH] large chain: MHAAPSLLETQCRFLAALYDDGEAGPLASIVGNGLEPAARLRIYRHSCNEIQTGTLRAVYPAVLALAGEAFFDQCARSYRGAYPSYCGNLQDFGEYFADHLAGLPAIHALPYLPDVARLEWLRQESALSGMPEAVPTDGSAQTGLHPSVRLLASRYPVLTIWRYALQPTDADLSLPDGGELVVLWHDEGQVVMAPLDPASFACMESLTRGGALADAYQAGHKQDRDFDFAACIESLVVRGLLVTPSTEHL; this comes from the coding sequence ATGCACGCCGCGCCATCCCTGCTTGAAACGCAGTGCCGCTTCCTCGCGGCGCTGTACGACGACGGCGAGGCCGGTCCGTTGGCGTCGATCGTTGGCAACGGCCTGGAACCCGCCGCGCGCCTGCGGATCTACCGGCACAGTTGCAACGAAATCCAGACCGGCACGTTGCGCGCCGTGTATCCCGCAGTGCTCGCGCTGGCGGGTGAAGCCTTTTTCGATCAGTGTGCGCGGAGTTACCGTGGGGCTTATCCATCGTACTGCGGCAACCTGCAAGACTTCGGCGAATATTTCGCCGACCATCTCGCCGGCTTGCCGGCAATCCATGCACTGCCTTACCTGCCCGATGTCGCGCGGCTGGAATGGCTGCGCCAGGAAAGCGCGTTGTCCGGCATGCCCGAAGCGGTGCCGACTGATGGCTCAGCGCAAACCGGCCTGCATCCAAGCGTTCGTTTGCTGGCGAGCCGGTATCCGGTACTGACGATCTGGCGTTATGCGCTGCAGCCGACGGACGCAGACCTCAGCCTTCCCGATGGCGGCGAGCTGGTCGTGCTGTGGCACGACGAAGGCCAGGTGGTAATGGCGCCACTGGATCCCGCAAGCTTCGCCTGCATGGAATCACTAACGCGCGGCGGCGCCCTCGCCGATGCATATCAAGCCGGTCACAAACAGGATCGCGACTTCGATTTCGCCGCGTGCATCGAAAGCCTCGTCGTGCGTGGCCTGCTGGTCACGCCCTCAACCGAACATCTCTGA
- a CDS encoding INTEGRAL MEMBRANE PROTEIN (Rhomboid family) codes for MPIIQDVNTCYRRASDWLQTWLGPVALLCLRVWVALAFWHAGVVKFGDPMGTQFLFENMYHVPLLPPDTSAVLGTWIELIVPWFVGLGLFGRPFALFLFIYNIIALASFPALWPHGFWAGMFNTSDFADHKVWGLMLLAVIAWGPGRLSLDALITTLWRGGHLLAHKPQMP; via the coding sequence ATGCCAATAATCCAGGACGTGAACACCTGCTATCGCCGTGCCTCCGACTGGCTGCAAACGTGGCTCGGCCCGGTGGCGCTGCTGTGCCTGCGCGTCTGGGTCGCGTTGGCGTTCTGGCACGCGGGCGTGGTCAAGTTCGGGGACCCGATGGGCACGCAGTTCCTGTTCGAAAACATGTACCACGTCCCGCTGCTGCCACCGGACACCTCCGCGGTGCTCGGAACCTGGATCGAACTTATCGTGCCGTGGTTCGTGGGCCTCGGACTGTTTGGACGTCCATTCGCCTTGTTCCTGTTCATCTACAACATCATCGCCCTCGCCTCGTTCCCGGCCCTGTGGCCGCACGGTTTCTGGGCGGGAATGTTCAACACCTCGGATTTCGCCGACCACAAGGTCTGGGGCCTGATGCTGCTGGCCGTGATCGCGTGGGGACCGGGACGCTTGTCGCTGGACGCGCTGATCACAACCCTGTGGCGAGGCGGGCACTTGTTGGCACACAAACCCCAAATGCCCTAG
- a CDS encoding Ferredoxin reductase: MEHAFDYLIVGAGMAGEAAAQALRDADSGATIGMLGAESHPPYDRPPLSKALWKDGKEADIWRPIDKARADVQLSRSAAKIDRAAHVVHDDKGDTWKYKKLLIATGGTPRMLPGGDGFIYYRTFDDYRRLRQSAKPGARIAVIGGGFIGSEIAAAMAMNGCKVTMLFPDDAIGARVYPESLADAVTAYYREKGVDVRAGVTVESGSGTAQGAQLKLSDGGTLAADAVVAGLGITPNVQLAQDAGLQVDNGIVVDEHLQTSDPDIYAAGDVASFPAPALGRRMRVEHENAAITMGTRAGKCMAGQDVPYDELPFFYSDLFDLGYEAVGQLDSRLETVEQWVTPFREGVVYYLDAGRVRGVLLWNTWGQVDAARNLIASPGPFDAENVRGRLPAQG, translated from the coding sequence ATGGAGCATGCTTTCGATTATTTGATCGTGGGTGCCGGCATGGCCGGCGAAGCCGCGGCGCAGGCGCTGCGCGATGCCGACTCCGGCGCGACCATCGGCATGCTCGGCGCGGAATCGCATCCGCCGTACGACCGCCCGCCGCTCAGCAAGGCGTTGTGGAAGGACGGCAAGGAGGCCGACATCTGGCGCCCGATCGACAAGGCGCGCGCCGACGTGCAGCTTTCGCGCAGCGCGGCGAAGATCGACCGCGCCGCGCACGTCGTGCACGACGACAAGGGCGACACCTGGAAGTACAAAAAACTACTGATCGCCACCGGCGGCACGCCGCGCATGCTTCCGGGCGGCGACGGCTTCATCTATTACCGCACCTTCGACGACTACCGGCGGCTGCGCCAGTCGGCGAAACCCGGCGCGCGGATCGCGGTGATCGGCGGCGGCTTCATCGGCAGCGAAATCGCGGCCGCGATGGCGATGAACGGCTGCAAGGTCACGATGCTGTTTCCCGACGACGCGATCGGCGCGCGCGTGTATCCGGAATCGCTGGCCGATGCGGTCACCGCGTACTACCGCGAGAAGGGCGTGGACGTGCGCGCGGGCGTCACCGTCGAAAGCGGCAGCGGCACCGCGCAGGGCGCGCAATTGAAACTGTCGGACGGCGGCACGCTCGCCGCCGACGCCGTGGTCGCCGGCCTCGGCATCACGCCCAACGTGCAGCTCGCACAGGATGCCGGCCTGCAAGTGGACAACGGCATCGTGGTGGACGAGCACCTGCAGACGTCCGATCCGGACATCTACGCCGCCGGCGACGTCGCGTCGTTTCCCGCGCCCGCGCTCGGCCGGCGCATGCGCGTCGAACACGAGAACGCCGCGATCACCATGGGCACGCGCGCCGGCAAGTGCATGGCGGGGCAGGATGTGCCGTACGACGAACTGCCGTTCTTCTATTCCGACCTGTTCGACCTCGGTTATGAAGCAGTGGGCCAGCTCGATTCGCGCCTCGAAACCGTCGAGCAATGGGTCACGCCGTTCCGCGAGGGCGTGGTGTATTACCTCGACGCCGGCCGCGTGCGCGGCGTGTTGCTGTGGAACACCTGGGGCCAGGTCGATGCCGCGCGCAACCTCATCGCATCGCCGGGCCCGTTCGACGCCGAGAACGTGCGCGGCAGGTTGCCGGCGCAGGGTTGA
- a CDS encoding NADPH-dependent 7-cyano-7-deazaguanine reductase, producing the protein MTSGIKVPLSLPVSSMSNQQNPLGNKTDYPTTVDPSVLFAVPRASAREMIGLSGDALPFTGVDVWNAWEFSWLDVRGLPRVAVLRLTVPCTSPSIVESKSLKLYLGGFALTPFTGPEAVRARVERDVGECVGAKVAVTLVDADDIERHGIAALPGESLDDQRIEMTVYREPVAAMLQARAGWVVEETLSTRLFRSLCPVTGQPDWASVVVAYRGPAIDHASLLRYLVAYREHPDFHEACVERIFRDVMVQCAPEGLGVHARFLRRGGIDINPWRATPRFGAAPGNPREARQ; encoded by the coding sequence ATGACGAGCGGTATCAAAGTCCCCCTGAGCCTGCCGGTTTCTTCCATGTCGAATCAACAAAACCCCCTCGGTAACAAGACCGACTATCCGACCACCGTCGATCCTTCGGTGCTGTTCGCGGTTCCGCGTGCGTCCGCGCGCGAAATGATCGGACTGTCCGGTGACGCCTTGCCGTTCACCGGCGTGGACGTGTGGAATGCGTGGGAGTTTTCGTGGCTGGACGTGCGCGGCCTGCCGCGCGTCGCGGTGCTGCGCCTCACCGTGCCTTGCACTTCGCCCAGCATCGTCGAATCGAAATCCCTGAAGCTGTACCTCGGCGGCTTTGCGCTGACGCCGTTCACCGGTCCGGAAGCCGTGCGTGCGCGCGTGGAACGCGACGTGGGCGAGTGCGTGGGCGCCAAGGTCGCGGTGACGCTGGTCGATGCGGACGACATCGAGCGCCACGGCATCGCGGCGCTGCCCGGTGAATCGCTGGACGACCAGCGCATCGAGATGACGGTCTATCGCGAGCCCGTCGCGGCGATGTTGCAGGCACGCGCAGGCTGGGTGGTCGAGGAAACCCTGTCCACCCGCCTGTTCCGCTCGCTGTGCCCGGTCACCGGACAGCCGGACTGGGCCAGTGTGGTGGTGGCCTATCGCGGGCCCGCCATCGACCATGCCAGCCTGCTGCGCTATCTGGTCGCGTATCGCGAACACCCCGATTTCCACGAAGCCTGCGTCGAGCGCATCTTCCGCGACGTCATGGTGCAGTGCGCGCCGGAGGGCCTGGGCGTGCACGCGCGCTTCCTGCGCCGCGGCGGCATCGACATCAACCCATGGCGGGCCACGCCGCGCTTCGGCGCCGCGCCTGGCAATCCGCGCGAAGCACGGCAGTAA
- a CDS encoding Beta-lactamase class C-like and penicillin binding proteins (PBPs) superfamily, whose amino-acid sequence MRSIPQSIRLLCLAALLALTCAPAFARNALPAELSAKIDKIANDALKQSGVPSASIAVVRDGKLAYVHAYGDARLDPKTPATPAMRYSIGSISKEFTAAAILLLQQQGKLSLDDKVGKFFPDLTDADHITIRQILSHTSGYQDFWPQDYLMPMMKQPTTPAAIMDKWAKQPLDFAPGTQWQYSNTGYVIAGAIVQKVSGQTPFEFLQQHVFPKLGITDAYDTNLHALPATDARGYSRFALGPLRPSQKEGVNWMFGAGELAMTASDLAKWDIAMIDQTVLQPASWHAMQTEVLLNNGLGSGYGLGVDVGKLDGHRMISHDGEVMGFTAGNAIFPDDKVAVVVLTNQDAVGAFSTIGEGIARALFEVHDPSGSQALKQAETIFANLQKGKIDRSLFSANANSYFDATALHDYQTSLAPLGKPTEFKQRAARLRGGMQMRGYTVTFPNRKLSVTTYTLPDGKIEQYIVASAN is encoded by the coding sequence ATGCGCTCGATACCGCAATCCATCCGCCTGCTGTGCCTGGCCGCGCTGCTGGCATTGACGTGCGCACCTGCGTTCGCCAGGAACGCATTGCCTGCCGAGCTGTCCGCGAAGATCGACAAGATCGCCAACGATGCGTTGAAACAAAGCGGCGTGCCCAGCGCTTCGATCGCGGTGGTGCGCGATGGCAAACTCGCCTACGTGCATGCCTACGGCGATGCGCGGCTCGATCCGAAAACGCCGGCCACGCCCGCGATGCGCTACAGCATCGGCTCGATCAGCAAGGAATTCACGGCGGCGGCGATCCTGCTGTTGCAGCAGCAGGGCAAGCTCTCGCTCGACGACAAGGTCGGCAAGTTCTTTCCCGATCTCACCGACGCCGATCACATCACGATCCGGCAGATCCTGTCGCACACCTCCGGCTATCAGGATTTCTGGCCGCAGGATTACCTGATGCCCATGATGAAGCAGCCCACCACGCCGGCGGCGATCATGGACAAGTGGGCGAAGCAGCCGCTGGACTTCGCGCCCGGCACGCAGTGGCAATACAGCAACACCGGTTACGTGATCGCGGGTGCGATCGTGCAGAAGGTCTCCGGCCAGACGCCGTTCGAGTTCCTGCAGCAGCACGTGTTCCCGAAGCTTGGCATCACCGATGCGTACGACACCAACCTGCACGCGCTGCCGGCCACCGATGCGCGCGGTTACTCGCGGTTCGCGCTGGGCCCGCTGCGTCCGTCGCAGAAAGAGGGCGTCAACTGGATGTTCGGCGCGGGCGAACTGGCGATGACCGCGAGCGACCTCGCGAAGTGGGACATCGCGATGATCGACCAGACCGTGCTGCAGCCGGCATCGTGGCACGCGATGCAGACCGAGGTACTGTTGAACAACGGGCTCGGTTCCGGCTACGGCCTCGGCGTGGACGTAGGCAAGCTGGACGGCCACCGGATGATCTCGCACGACGGCGAGGTGATGGGCTTCACCGCGGGCAACGCCATCTTCCCCGACGACAAGGTCGCGGTGGTGGTGCTGACCAACCAGGACGCGGTCGGCGCGTTCTCCACCATCGGCGAGGGCATCGCCAGGGCGCTGTTCGAGGTGCACGACCCGTCCGGGTCGCAAGCGCTCAAGCAGGCCGAGACGATCTTCGCGAACCTGCAAAAGGGCAAGATCGATCGCAGCCTGTTCAGCGCCAACGCCAACAGTTATTTCGATGCGACCGCGCTGCACGATTACCAGACCAGCCTTGCGCCGCTGGGCAAACCGACTGAGTTCAAGCAGCGCGCAGCGCGCCTGCGTGGCGGCATGCAGATGCGCGGCTACACCGTCACGTTCCCCAACCGGAAACTCTCCGTCACCACCTACACGCTGCCGGATGGCAAGATCGAGCAGTACATCGTGGCGTCGGCGAACTGA
- a CDS encoding RND efflux system, inner membrane transporter: protein MKFTDLFIKRPVLAATVSLLILVLGLRAVTSLPIRQYPKTESATITVQTVYFGADSQTMAGFITQPLEQAIAQAQGIDYMTSSSTPGVSLITATLRLNYDGNKALTEISSLVNSVKNQLPQAAQQPVITLQTGEQVASMYLGFSSKELPSNKITDYLTRVVQPQLSAVDGVQSAEIIGARTFALRAWLNPVKMAAHGVTASDVNAALAANNYLSAIGTTKGQMVSVNLTAATDLHTVDEFNNLVVKADGANVVRLKDVADVTLGAEDYNTEFSFDGQHTVAIGIKAAPDANVLDVIARVRKLFPQIQSQLPAGLSGRIAYDGTDFIRASISEVVQTLVETLIIVAVVIFLFLGTLRSLLIPLLAMPLSLIGAFLVMLVLGYSINLLTLLALVLAIGLVVDDAIIIVENVDRHMKDAHSPFKAALLAARELATPIIAMTIVLIAVYVPVGFQGGLTGALFTEFAFTLAGAVVISAIIALTLSPMLCSKVLRESDHEKPFVKRIDKVSNYVRDRYLRMLHSSLDTWVVAIVFGALILAGNAYLFKTAKSELAPQEDQGIVLAQTQGPPNATITQMGLYTKQVFDIAKSLPEYTHIFQFTGMGAVNQGFSGIMLKPWGDRSRSATEIQQAIQPKLDSIAGARMAVFQFPSLPGAFGLPVQFVIKTTEPLQNLNDVAHQVLAKAQASGMFFFVDSDLKIDQPQATVTLDRDKVAALGMTQQSVGAALSAALGGNYVNYFSISGRAYRVISQVAQVDRLNPAQLDNYYIKTPSGGMIPASTVAHLTYQTVPESINHFQQLNSATISGVITPSVSLGQAITFMQDTLKQVAPTGYTADYAGQSRQFIQESGGFVFTLMFAIIIVFLALSAQFESFRDPLVILVAVPMATFGALFFINLGFSTLNIYTQVGLVTLVGLISKHGILMVEFANQLQREHGLGKREAIEEAAAVRLRPILMTTLAMVLGVVPLVFAGGAGAAGRHDMGLVIFTGLSIGTLFTLFVVPAVYLVIGETHKAEHAGSDDDLESLPPPEPQPH, encoded by the coding sequence ATGAAATTCACCGATCTCTTCATCAAGCGCCCGGTCCTCGCCGCCACGGTCAGCCTGCTGATCCTGGTGCTGGGCCTGCGCGCGGTGACGTCGCTGCCGATCCGCCAGTATCCGAAGACCGAGAGCGCCACCATCACGGTGCAGACCGTGTACTTCGGCGCGGATTCGCAAACCATGGCCGGCTTCATCACCCAGCCGCTGGAACAGGCGATCGCGCAGGCGCAGGGCATCGACTACATGACCTCGTCGTCGACGCCGGGCGTGTCGCTGATCACCGCGACGCTGCGCCTCAACTACGACGGCAACAAGGCGCTCACCGAGATTTCCTCGCTGGTCAACTCGGTGAAGAACCAGTTGCCGCAGGCCGCGCAGCAGCCCGTGATCACCTTGCAGACGGGCGAGCAGGTCGCCTCGATGTACCTGGGCTTCTCGTCGAAGGAACTGCCCTCCAACAAGATCACCGATTACCTGACCCGCGTGGTGCAGCCGCAGTTGAGCGCGGTGGACGGCGTGCAGAGCGCCGAGATCATCGGCGCGCGCACCTTCGCGCTGCGCGCGTGGCTGAATCCCGTGAAGATGGCCGCGCACGGCGTCACCGCCAGCGACGTCAACGCCGCGCTGGCCGCCAACAACTATCTCTCGGCCATCGGCACCACCAAGGGCCAGATGGTCAGCGTCAACCTGACCGCGGCCACCGACCTGCACACGGTCGATGAATTCAACAACCTGGTGGTGAAGGCCGACGGCGCCAACGTGGTGCGCCTCAAGGACGTGGCCGACGTCACGTTGGGCGCCGAGGACTACAACACCGAGTTCTCGTTCGACGGCCAGCACACCGTGGCGATCGGCATCAAGGCCGCGCCCGACGCCAACGTGCTGGACGTGATCGCGCGCGTGCGCAAGCTGTTCCCGCAGATCCAGTCGCAATTGCCGGCCGGGTTGTCGGGCAGGATCGCCTACGACGGCACCGACTTCATCCGCGCATCGATCAGCGAGGTGGTGCAGACGCTGGTCGAGACGCTGATCATCGTGGCCGTCGTGATCTTCCTGTTCCTGGGCACCCTGCGTTCGCTGCTGATCCCGCTGCTGGCGATGCCGCTGTCGCTGATCGGCGCGTTCCTGGTGATGCTGGTGCTGGGTTATTCGATCAACCTGCTGACCCTGTTGGCATTGGTGCTGGCGATCGGCCTGGTGGTGGACGACGCAATCATCATCGTCGAGAACGTCGACCGCCACATGAAGGACGCGCACTCGCCGTTCAAGGCGGCGCTGCTGGCCGCGCGCGAACTGGCGACGCCGATCATCGCGATGACCATCGTGCTGATCGCGGTGTACGTGCCGGTCGGTTTCCAGGGCGGCCTGACCGGCGCGCTGTTCACCGAGTTCGCGTTCACGCTGGCGGGCGCGGTGGTGATCTCGGCGATCATCGCGCTGACACTGTCGCCGATGCTGTGCTCGAAGGTGCTGCGCGAATCCGACCACGAGAAGCCGTTCGTCAAGCGCATCGACAAGGTTTCGAACTACGTGCGCGACCGCTACCTGCGCATGCTCCATTCCTCGCTCGACACCTGGGTCGTGGCGATCGTGTTCGGCGCGCTGATCCTCGCGGGCAACGCGTACCTGTTCAAGACGGCCAAGTCGGAACTGGCGCCGCAGGAAGACCAGGGCATCGTGCTGGCGCAGACCCAGGGTCCGCCCAACGCCACCATCACGCAGATGGGGCTGTACACGAAGCAGGTGTTCGACATCGCCAAGTCGCTGCCGGAATACACCCACATCTTCCAGTTCACCGGCATGGGCGCGGTGAACCAGGGCTTCTCGGGCATCATGCTGAAGCCCTGGGGTGACCGCAGCCGCAGCGCCACCGAAATCCAGCAGGCCATCCAGCCCAAGCTCGACAGCATTGCGGGCGCGCGCATGGCGGTGTTCCAGTTCCCCTCGCTGCCGGGTGCGTTCGGCCTGCCGGTGCAGTTCGTGATCAAGACCACCGAGCCGCTGCAGAACCTGAACGACGTCGCGCATCAGGTGCTGGCGAAGGCGCAGGCGTCGGGCATGTTCTTCTTCGTCGACTCCGACCTGAAGATCGACCAGCCGCAGGCGACCGTGACGCTGGACCGCGACAAGGTCGCGGCGCTGGGCATGACGCAGCAGAGCGTGGGCGCCGCGCTGTCGGCGGCGCTGGGCGGCAACTACGTCAACTACTTCTCGATCTCCGGGCGCGCGTACCGCGTGATCTCGCAGGTCGCGCAGGTGGATCGCCTGAACCCGGCGCAGCTCGACAACTACTACATCAAGACGCCGTCGGGCGGGATGATCCCGGCCTCGACCGTGGCGCACCTGACGTACCAGACCGTGCCGGAATCGATCAACCACTTCCAGCAGTTGAACTCGGCCACGATTTCGGGCGTGATCACGCCCAGCGTGTCGCTGGGCCAGGCGATCACCTTCATGCAGGACACGTTGAAGCAGGTGGCGCCCACGGGTTACACCGCGGACTATGCCGGCCAGTCGCGCCAGTTCATCCAGGAATCGGGCGGTTTCGTGTTCACGCTGATGTTCGCGATCATCATCGTGTTCCTGGCGCTGTCGGCGCAGTTCGAGAGCTTCCGCGATCCGCTGGTGATCCTGGTGGCGGTGCCGATGGCGACATTCGGCGCGCTGTTCTTCATCAACCTCGGCTTCTCCACGCTCAACATCTACACCCAGGTGGGCCTGGTGACGCTGGTCGGCCTGATCAGCAAGCACGGCATCCTGATGGTGGAGTTCGCCAACCAGTTGCAGCGCGAGCACGGCCTGGGCAAGCGCGAAGCCATCGAGGAAGCCGCGGCGGTGCGACTGCGTCCGATCCTCATGACCACGCTGGCGATGGTGCTGGGCGTGGTGCCGCTGGTGTTCGCGGGCGGCGCGGGCGCGGCCGGCCGGCACGACATGGGCCTGGTGATCTTCACCGGCTTGTCGATCGGCACGCTGTTCACGCTGTTCGTGGTGCCGGCGGTGTACCTGGTGATCGGCGAAACCCACAAGGCCGAGCACGCGGGCTCCGACGACGACCTCGAGTCGTTGCCGCCGCCGGAACCGCAGCCGCACTGA
- a CDS encoding putative Co/Zn/Cd efflux system membrane fusion protein — MNAYASSARPKQRKRLIIVIVAVAVLFGLLIAFNTFKGIMIGKFMKSMANPPQTVSTMTAEYQDWQPHVEAVGNVRAVHGSDLAFDVAGLVESVDVKSGADVKKGQVLVKLVDDQDRATLASLQAAAQLAALTAQRSKQQLAVQAISKAQYDTDMANLKSARAQADAQAALVAKKTLRAPFDGRVGIITANAGQYISAGTAVVTLQQLDPVYVDFTVPQSSLAMLRTGGKVEVSADAFKGRTFSGEVSATDPKVDLSTRNVGVEATVANPDKLLMPGMFTRVAVDSGSQQRYLTLPQTAISYAPYGDTVFVVHEGQPPASGEDGKPAKASAPAAKDKNAPDHYVEQVVVTVGPTRGDQIAVLTGIKAGDVVVTSGQLKLRNGTPVNINNKVQPAFSPNPHPVEQ; from the coding sequence ATGAACGCATACGCATCCTCCGCGCGGCCCAAGCAGCGCAAGCGCCTGATCATCGTGATCGTCGCGGTGGCGGTGCTGTTCGGCTTGCTGATCGCCTTCAACACCTTCAAGGGCATCATGATCGGCAAATTCATGAAGTCCATGGCCAACCCGCCGCAGACGGTCAGCACCATGACCGCCGAGTACCAGGATTGGCAGCCGCACGTCGAGGCGGTCGGCAACGTGCGCGCGGTGCACGGCAGCGACCTCGCGTTCGACGTCGCCGGGCTGGTCGAGAGCGTGGACGTGAAATCCGGCGCCGACGTCAAGAAGGGCCAGGTGCTGGTCAAGCTGGTGGATGACCAGGACCGCGCCACGCTGGCCTCGCTGCAGGCCGCCGCGCAACTGGCCGCCCTGACCGCGCAGCGTTCGAAGCAGCAGCTCGCGGTGCAGGCGATCAGCAAGGCGCAGTACGACACCGACATGGCCAACCTGAAGAGCGCGCGCGCGCAGGCCGACGCGCAGGCCGCGCTGGTCGCCAAGAAGACCCTGCGCGCGCCGTTCGACGGCCGCGTCGGCATCATCACCGCGAATGCGGGCCAGTACATCAGCGCGGGCACCGCGGTCGTCACGTTGCAGCAGCTCGACCCGGTGTACGTCGATTTCACCGTGCCGCAGTCCTCGCTGGCCATGCTGCGCACCGGCGGCAAGGTCGAAGTGAGCGCCGATGCCTTCAAGGGCAGGACGTTTTCGGGCGAGGTCAGCGCGACCGATCCCAAGGTCGATCTCTCGACGCGCAACGTCGGCGTCGAGGCGACCGTGGCGAATCCGGACAAGCTGCTGATGCCCGGCATGTTCACCAGGGTCGCGGTGGATTCGGGCAGCCAGCAGCGCTACCTGACGCTGCCGCAGACCGCGATCTCGTACGCGCCCTACGGCGACACGGTGTTCGTGGTGCACGAGGGCCAGCCGCCGGCATCGGGCGAAGACGGCAAGCCGGCCAAGGCGTCTGCGCCTGCCGCGAAGGACAAGAACGCACCGGACCACTACGTGGAGCAGGTGGTGGTGACCGTGGGACCCACGCGCGGCGACCAGATCGCGGTGCTCACCGGCATCAAGGCGGGCGACGTGGTCGTCACCAGCGGCCAGTTGAAGCTGCGCAACGGCACGCCGGTGAACATCAACAACAAGGTGCAACCCGCGTTCAGCCCGAATCCGCATCCGGTGGAACAGTAG